The proteins below come from a single Brienomyrus brachyistius isolate T26 unplaced genomic scaffold, BBRACH_0.4 scaffold63, whole genome shotgun sequence genomic window:
- the LOC125725228 gene encoding NACHT, LRR and PYD domains-containing protein 3-like isoform X1 produces MDGSASEMRPPVGCNRKSPESVLVKRADSPVPSCVSLKSDASMHEPLKFREGPFHIDQRDQMEECSSNLHDKSGLSSILKSLEEKAMKFLKEELKTFVRHLDQNYPECSEPQLEEDNDLDCDGQMQKTSVREVALKITLYILRTMKQNDLADLLEKRQLMLQHQQEMKCKLKKQFECVFEGKAKEGQPTLLSEIYTELYITEGGTGAVNDEHEVRQIETASKKRRTEDTTVKYNDIFKPLCGRVTPIRTVLTKGVAGIGKTVSVQKFILDWAEGKANQDVHFIFALPFRNLNLIKEEYSLIELLHHFVPELKSFQSTDLFRYKVLFIFDGLDERRLPLDFQNNESWFDVTKKTSLDVLLTNLIKGNLLPSALLWITSRPAAANQIPPECVHQVTEIRGFSDAQKEEYFKKRFNDQSLASRIITHVKSSRSLFIMCHIPVFCWISATVLKRLFSETDRGEIPKTLTEMYTHFLIFQISLKNDKYMKNHETKLKEYSKEFLLTLGKLAFDNLEKGNLIFYKQDLSENDIDVTEASVYSGVCTEVFKEEYGLYQEKVYCFVHLSIQEYLAALYVFLSNSSADLLKTAVNQALESKNGHLDLYLRFLLGLSTDSSKTLLQRLLGPTRISSHTIKETAQYIKEKIQENLSPERTINLFHCLTELGDNSLVEEVQRYLNSGNISADDLSPAQYSALAFVMLMSDEELDVFDLKKYIRRDKQHCRLLPVVKNSRTALLNSCDLIDKHCEVLSSALRSNSSPVRELDLSDNDLQDSGVKLLSAGLGDLHCNLEILRLSGCRVTEEGCSSLASALRSNPSHLRELDLSYNHPGDSGVKLLSAVLEDPSCKLEKLNVDHGGECRTRPGLQKYSCQLTLDPNTANRFLSLSGGNRKVTWGAEQPYPDHPERFDSWPQVLCRESLTGRWYWEAEWDGYGAEIGVTYKGIGRKGLRGCGLGYNDKSWSLCCNTDRYSVLHNNKQTLIPIKPSGSRRVGVYLDWGAGALSFYRVSSDGLTPLHRFTSSFTESLYPGFGVYRNSSVSL; encoded by the exons atggacggatctgcttctgaaatgcgcccccctgtggggtgtaacagaaagagccctgagag tgtcctggtgaagagagcagactcccctgtacccagctgcgtttccctgaagagtgacgcaTCAATGCATGAACCACTCaaattcagagagggaccttttcataTAGATCAAAG agaccaaatggaagaatgcagttcaaatctacatgataaatcaggtttatcatccatattgaag tcgctagaagaaaaagccatgaagttcctaaaggaggaactgaagacgtttgtgaggcacctagatcagaattacccagaatgctctgagcctcagctggaggaggacaatgacctggactgtgatggtcagatgcagaagaccagtgttagagaggtagctctgaagatcacactgtacatcctgaggaccatgaagcaaaatgatcttgctgacctgctggagaaga gacagctcatgctgcaacatcaacaggaaatgaaatgtaaacttaagaagcaatttgagtgtgtatttgaagggaaagctaaggaaggacagccaacacttctcagtgagatttacacagaactctacataactgaaggtgggactggagcagtcaatgatgaacatgaagtgagacagattgaaacagcatccaagaaaaggcgaacagaagatactacagtcaagtacaatgatatatttaaacccttatgtgggcgtgtgacaccgatcagaactgtactcacgaaaggggtggcaggtatcgggaaaacagtctctgtgcagaaattcattctcgattgggcagaaggaaaagcaaaccaggatgttcacttcatatttgctcttcctttccggaacctgaatttgattaaggaagaatacagtctgattgaactgcttcaccactttgtcccagaactgaaatcatttcaatccactgacctgtttaggtacaaagtcttgttcatctttgatggtctggatgagcgTCGCCTTCCTctcgattttcagaacaatgagagctggtttgatgtaacaaagaaaacgtcactggatgtgctgttgactaaccttattaaggggaatctgctgccatccgctctcctctggataacctcccggccagcagcagccaatcagatacctcctgagtgtgtccaccaggtgacagagatacgagggttcagtgatgcccagaaggaggagtatttcaagaagagatttaatgatcagagcctggccagcaggattatcacacatgtgaaatcatcaaggagcctcttcatcatgtgccacatacctgtgttctgctggatttcagccactgtgcttaagaggctttttagtgagactgacaggggagaaattccaaagactctgactgaaatgtacacacacttcctgatctttcagataagtttaaaaaatgacaagtatatgaaaaaccatgaaactaagcttaaggaatacagcaaggaatttcttttgacacttggtaaacttgcttttgacaaccttgagaaaggcaatctcatattttataagcAAGATCTTTCAGAGAATgacattgatgtcactgaagcttcagtttactctggagtgtgcacagaagtctttaaagaggagtatgggttgtaccaggagaaggtgtactgctttgtgcatctgagtatCCAGGaatatctcgctgctttatatgtgtttctgtcaaactcatcagctgacctgctgaagactgcagtgaatcaggcattagagagcaagaatggacacttggacctctacctccgcttcctcctgggcctctcaacagactccagtaagactctgttacaaaggctactggggccgacaagaatcagctcacataccattaaggaaacagcccaatacatcaaggagaaaatacaggagaatttatctccagaaaggaccatcaatcttttccactgtctgactgaactgggtgacaattctctagtagaggaagtacaaagatacctgaattcaggaaacatttcagcagatgacctctcacctgcacagtactcagctctggcctttgtgatgctgatgtcagatgaggagctggatgtgtttgacctgaagaaatacatcagacgagataaacagcactgcaggctgctgcctgtggtcaagaactccaggacggctct gctgaacagctgtgatctcatagataaacactgtgaagtgctgtcttcagctctaagatcaaactcGTCTcctgtgagagagctggacctgagtgacaatgacctgcaggactcgggagtgaagctgctctctgctggactgggggacttacactgcaacctggagatactgag actgtcaggctgtagagtcacagaagaaggctgttcttccctggcttcagctctgaggtcaaacccctcacacctgagagagctggatctgagctacaatcacccaggagactcaggagtgaagctgctctctgctgtactggaggatcccagctgtaaactggagaagctgaa tgtggatcacggtggagagtgcaggaccagaccaggcttacagaaat actcctgccagctgacgctggaccccaacacagcaaacagattcctgtctctgtcaggggggaacaggaaggtgacatggggggcagagcagccatatcctgatcatccagagagatttgacagctggccccaagttctgtgcagagagagtctgactggtcgctggtactgggaggctgagtgggatggatatggagctgagataggagtgacttataaagggatcgggaggaaaggacTGAGGGGCTGtgggcttggatacaatgacaagtcatggagtctgtgctgtaatactgacagatactctgtcctgcacaataataaacagactctcatacccataaagccctcaggctcccgcagagtaggagtgtatctggactggggggctggtgctctgtccttctacagagtctcctctgatggactgacccccctgcacagattcacctcctcattcactgagtccctctatccagggtttggggtttatagaaactcctcagtgtcactgtga
- the LOC125725228 gene encoding NACHT, LRR and PYD domains-containing protein 3-like isoform X2: MHEPLKFREGPFHIDQRDQMEECSSNLHDKSGLSSILKSLEEKAMKFLKEELKTFVRHLDQNYPECSEPQLEEDNDLDCDGQMQKTSVREVALKITLYILRTMKQNDLADLLEKRQLMLQHQQEMKCKLKKQFECVFEGKAKEGQPTLLSEIYTELYITEGGTGAVNDEHEVRQIETASKKRRTEDTTVKYNDIFKPLCGRVTPIRTVLTKGVAGIGKTVSVQKFILDWAEGKANQDVHFIFALPFRNLNLIKEEYSLIELLHHFVPELKSFQSTDLFRYKVLFIFDGLDERRLPLDFQNNESWFDVTKKTSLDVLLTNLIKGNLLPSALLWITSRPAAANQIPPECVHQVTEIRGFSDAQKEEYFKKRFNDQSLASRIITHVKSSRSLFIMCHIPVFCWISATVLKRLFSETDRGEIPKTLTEMYTHFLIFQISLKNDKYMKNHETKLKEYSKEFLLTLGKLAFDNLEKGNLIFYKQDLSENDIDVTEASVYSGVCTEVFKEEYGLYQEKVYCFVHLSIQEYLAALYVFLSNSSADLLKTAVNQALESKNGHLDLYLRFLLGLSTDSSKTLLQRLLGPTRISSHTIKETAQYIKEKIQENLSPERTINLFHCLTELGDNSLVEEVQRYLNSGNISADDLSPAQYSALAFVMLMSDEELDVFDLKKYIRRDKQHCRLLPVVKNSRTALLNSCDLIDKHCEVLSSALRSNSSPVRELDLSDNDLQDSGVKLLSAGLGDLHCNLEILRLSGCRVTEEGCSSLASALRSNPSHLRELDLSYNHPGDSGVKLLSAVLEDPSCKLEKLNVDHGGECRTRPGLQKYSCQLTLDPNTANRFLSLSGGNRKVTWGAEQPYPDHPERFDSWPQVLCRESLTGRWYWEAEWDGYGAEIGVTYKGIGRKGLRGCGLGYNDKSWSLCCNTDRYSVLHNNKQTLIPIKPSGSRRVGVYLDWGAGALSFYRVSSDGLTPLHRFTSSFTESLYPGFGVYRNSSVSL, encoded by the exons ATGCATGAACCACTCaaattcagagagggaccttttcataTAGATCAAAG agaccaaatggaagaatgcagttcaaatctacatgataaatcaggtttatcatccatattgaag tcgctagaagaaaaagccatgaagttcctaaaggaggaactgaagacgtttgtgaggcacctagatcagaattacccagaatgctctgagcctcagctggaggaggacaatgacctggactgtgatggtcagatgcagaagaccagtgttagagaggtagctctgaagatcacactgtacatcctgaggaccatgaagcaaaatgatcttgctgacctgctggagaaga gacagctcatgctgcaacatcaacaggaaatgaaatgtaaacttaagaagcaatttgagtgtgtatttgaagggaaagctaaggaaggacagccaacacttctcagtgagatttacacagaactctacataactgaaggtgggactggagcagtcaatgatgaacatgaagtgagacagattgaaacagcatccaagaaaaggcgaacagaagatactacagtcaagtacaatgatatatttaaacccttatgtgggcgtgtgacaccgatcagaactgtactcacgaaaggggtggcaggtatcgggaaaacagtctctgtgcagaaattcattctcgattgggcagaaggaaaagcaaaccaggatgttcacttcatatttgctcttcctttccggaacctgaatttgattaaggaagaatacagtctgattgaactgcttcaccactttgtcccagaactgaaatcatttcaatccactgacctgtttaggtacaaagtcttgttcatctttgatggtctggatgagcgTCGCCTTCCTctcgattttcagaacaatgagagctggtttgatgtaacaaagaaaacgtcactggatgtgctgttgactaaccttattaaggggaatctgctgccatccgctctcctctggataacctcccggccagcagcagccaatcagatacctcctgagtgtgtccaccaggtgacagagatacgagggttcagtgatgcccagaaggaggagtatttcaagaagagatttaatgatcagagcctggccagcaggattatcacacatgtgaaatcatcaaggagcctcttcatcatgtgccacatacctgtgttctgctggatttcagccactgtgcttaagaggctttttagtgagactgacaggggagaaattccaaagactctgactgaaatgtacacacacttcctgatctttcagataagtttaaaaaatgacaagtatatgaaaaaccatgaaactaagcttaaggaatacagcaaggaatttcttttgacacttggtaaacttgcttttgacaaccttgagaaaggcaatctcatattttataagcAAGATCTTTCAGAGAATgacattgatgtcactgaagcttcagtttactctggagtgtgcacagaagtctttaaagaggagtatgggttgtaccaggagaaggtgtactgctttgtgcatctgagtatCCAGGaatatctcgctgctttatatgtgtttctgtcaaactcatcagctgacctgctgaagactgcagtgaatcaggcattagagagcaagaatggacacttggacctctacctccgcttcctcctgggcctctcaacagactccagtaagactctgttacaaaggctactggggccgacaagaatcagctcacataccattaaggaaacagcccaatacatcaaggagaaaatacaggagaatttatctccagaaaggaccatcaatcttttccactgtctgactgaactgggtgacaattctctagtagaggaagtacaaagatacctgaattcaggaaacatttcagcagatgacctctcacctgcacagtactcagctctggcctttgtgatgctgatgtcagatgaggagctggatgtgtttgacctgaagaaatacatcagacgagataaacagcactgcaggctgctgcctgtggtcaagaactccaggacggctct gctgaacagctgtgatctcatagataaacactgtgaagtgctgtcttcagctctaagatcaaactcGTCTcctgtgagagagctggacctgagtgacaatgacctgcaggactcgggagtgaagctgctctctgctggactgggggacttacactgcaacctggagatactgag actgtcaggctgtagagtcacagaagaaggctgttcttccctggcttcagctctgaggtcaaacccctcacacctgagagagctggatctgagctacaatcacccaggagactcaggagtgaagctgctctctgctgtactggaggatcccagctgtaaactggagaagctgaa tgtggatcacggtggagagtgcaggaccagaccaggcttacagaaat actcctgccagctgacgctggaccccaacacagcaaacagattcctgtctctgtcaggggggaacaggaaggtgacatggggggcagagcagccatatcctgatcatccagagagatttgacagctggccccaagttctgtgcagagagagtctgactggtcgctggtactgggaggctgagtgggatggatatggagctgagataggagtgacttataaagggatcgggaggaaaggacTGAGGGGCTGtgggcttggatacaatgacaagtcatggagtctgtgctgtaatactgacagatactctgtcctgcacaataataaacagactctcatacccataaagccctcaggctcccgcagagtaggagtgtatctggactggggggctggtgctctgtccttctacagagtctcctctgatggactgacccccctgcacagattcacctcctcattcactgagtccctctatccagggtttggggtttatagaaactcctcagtgtcactgtga
- the LOC125725228 gene encoding protein NLRC3-like isoform X3: MDGSASEMRPPVGCNRKSPESVLVKRADSPVPSCVSLKSDASMHEPLKFREGPFHIDQRDQMEECSSNLHDKSGLSSILKSLEEKAMKFLKEELKTFVRHLDQNYPECSEPQLEEDNDLDCDGQMQKTSVREVALKITLYILRTMKQNDLADLLEKRQLMLQHQQEMKCKLKKQFECVFEGKAKEGQPTLLSEIYTELYITEGGTGAVNDEHEVRQIETASKKRRTEDTTVKYNDIFKPLCGRVTPIRTVLTKGVAGIGKTVSVQKFILDWAEGKANQDVHFIFALPFRNLNLIKEEYSLIELLHHFVPELKSFQSTDLFRYKVLFIFDGLDERRLPLDFQNNESWFDVTKKTSLDVLLTNLIKGNLLPSALLWITSRPAAANQIPPECVHQVTEIRGFSDAQKEEYFKKRFNDQSLASRIITHVKSSRSLFIMCHIPVFCWISATVLKRLFSETDRGEIPKTLTEMYTHFLIFQISLKNDKYMKNHETKLKEYSKEFLLTLGKLAFDNLEKGNLIFYKQDLSENDIDVTEASVYSGVCTEVFKEEYGLYQEKVYCFVHLSIQEYLAALYVFLSNSSADLLKTAVNQALESKNGHLDLYLRFLLGLSTDSSKTLLQRLLGPTRISSHTIKETAQYIKEKIQENLSPERTINLFHCLTELGDNSLVEEVQRYLNSGNISADDLSPAQYSALAFVMLMSDEELDVFDLKKYIRRDKQHCRLLPVVKNSRTALLSGCRVTEEGCSSLASALRSNPSHLRELDLSYNHPGDSGVKLLSAVLEDPSCKLEKLNVDHGGECRTRPGLQKYSCQLTLDPNTANRFLSLSGGNRKVTWGAEQPYPDHPERFDSWPQVLCRESLTGRWYWEAEWDGYGAEIGVTYKGIGRKGLRGCGLGYNDKSWSLCCNTDRYSVLHNNKQTLIPIKPSGSRRVGVYLDWGAGALSFYRVSSDGLTPLHRFTSSFTESLYPGFGVYRNSSVSL; this comes from the exons atggacggatctgcttctgaaatgcgcccccctgtggggtgtaacagaaagagccctgagag tgtcctggtgaagagagcagactcccctgtacccagctgcgtttccctgaagagtgacgcaTCAATGCATGAACCACTCaaattcagagagggaccttttcataTAGATCAAAG agaccaaatggaagaatgcagttcaaatctacatgataaatcaggtttatcatccatattgaag tcgctagaagaaaaagccatgaagttcctaaaggaggaactgaagacgtttgtgaggcacctagatcagaattacccagaatgctctgagcctcagctggaggaggacaatgacctggactgtgatggtcagatgcagaagaccagtgttagagaggtagctctgaagatcacactgtacatcctgaggaccatgaagcaaaatgatcttgctgacctgctggagaaga gacagctcatgctgcaacatcaacaggaaatgaaatgtaaacttaagaagcaatttgagtgtgtatttgaagggaaagctaaggaaggacagccaacacttctcagtgagatttacacagaactctacataactgaaggtgggactggagcagtcaatgatgaacatgaagtgagacagattgaaacagcatccaagaaaaggcgaacagaagatactacagtcaagtacaatgatatatttaaacccttatgtgggcgtgtgacaccgatcagaactgtactcacgaaaggggtggcaggtatcgggaaaacagtctctgtgcagaaattcattctcgattgggcagaaggaaaagcaaaccaggatgttcacttcatatttgctcttcctttccggaacctgaatttgattaaggaagaatacagtctgattgaactgcttcaccactttgtcccagaactgaaatcatttcaatccactgacctgtttaggtacaaagtcttgttcatctttgatggtctggatgagcgTCGCCTTCCTctcgattttcagaacaatgagagctggtttgatgtaacaaagaaaacgtcactggatgtgctgttgactaaccttattaaggggaatctgctgccatccgctctcctctggataacctcccggccagcagcagccaatcagatacctcctgagtgtgtccaccaggtgacagagatacgagggttcagtgatgcccagaaggaggagtatttcaagaagagatttaatgatcagagcctggccagcaggattatcacacatgtgaaatcatcaaggagcctcttcatcatgtgccacatacctgtgttctgctggatttcagccactgtgcttaagaggctttttagtgagactgacaggggagaaattccaaagactctgactgaaatgtacacacacttcctgatctttcagataagtttaaaaaatgacaagtatatgaaaaaccatgaaactaagcttaaggaatacagcaaggaatttcttttgacacttggtaaacttgcttttgacaaccttgagaaaggcaatctcatattttataagcAAGATCTTTCAGAGAATgacattgatgtcactgaagcttcagtttactctggagtgtgcacagaagtctttaaagaggagtatgggttgtaccaggagaaggtgtactgctttgtgcatctgagtatCCAGGaatatctcgctgctttatatgtgtttctgtcaaactcatcagctgacctgctgaagactgcagtgaatcaggcattagagagcaagaatggacacttggacctctacctccgcttcctcctgggcctctcaacagactccagtaagactctgttacaaaggctactggggccgacaagaatcagctcacataccattaaggaaacagcccaatacatcaaggagaaaatacaggagaatttatctccagaaaggaccatcaatcttttccactgtctgactgaactgggtgacaattctctagtagaggaagtacaaagatacctgaattcaggaaacatttcagcagatgacctctcacctgcacagtactcagctctggcctttgtgatgctgatgtcagatgaggagctggatgtgtttgacctgaagaaatacatcagacgagataaacagcactgcaggctgctgcctgtggtcaagaactccaggacggctct actgtcaggctgtagagtcacagaagaaggctgttcttccctggcttcagctctgaggtcaaacccctcacacctgagagagctggatctgagctacaatcacccaggagactcaggagtgaagctgctctctgctgtactggaggatcccagctgtaaactggagaagctgaa tgtggatcacggtggagagtgcaggaccagaccaggcttacagaaat actcctgccagctgacgctggaccccaacacagcaaacagattcctgtctctgtcaggggggaacaggaaggtgacatggggggcagagcagccatatcctgatcatccagagagatttgacagctggccccaagttctgtgcagagagagtctgactggtcgctggtactgggaggctgagtgggatggatatggagctgagataggagtgacttataaagggatcgggaggaaaggacTGAGGGGCTGtgggcttggatacaatgacaagtcatggagtctgtgctgtaatactgacagatactctgtcctgcacaataataaacagactctcatacccataaagccctcaggctcccgcagagtaggagtgtatctggactggggggctggtgctctgtccttctacagagtctcctctgatggactgacccccctgcacagattcacctcctcattcactgagtccctctatccagggtttggggtttatagaaactcctcagtgtcactgtga